A genomic segment from Chloroflexota bacterium encodes:
- the efp gene encoding elongation factor P → MIDVNTLRKGVTFELDGDLFKVLDYSHNKPGRGNATIRTKVRNLRSGVTVEKTFQSGDRVQDIRLDHHQAQYLYHDGGLYYFMDTETYDQPALNEALLGDASQYLKDGMEIKLTFYNSEPIDVELPATVDLKVVQAEVAVRGDTANAVNKWVTTETGLRVQAPQFVKVDDVIRVKTESGEYLTRV, encoded by the coding sequence ATGATTGACGTGAATACCCTTCGCAAAGGGGTCACTTTCGAGTTGGACGGCGACCTCTTCAAAGTGCTGGACTACTCGCACAACAAACCGGGGCGCGGCAACGCCACCATCCGCACCAAAGTCCGCAACCTGCGCTCCGGCGTCACCGTTGAAAAAACTTTCCAGTCCGGCGACCGGGTGCAGGACATCCGCCTGGATCACCACCAGGCCCAGTATCTTTATCACGACGGCGGCCTGTACTACTTCATGGACACCGAGACTTACGACCAGCCGGCGTTGAACGAGGCCCTGCTCGGTGACGCCTCCCAATATCTGAAGGACGGCATGGAGATTAAGCTGACATTCTACAATAGCGAACCGATTGACGTGGAACTGCCGGCGACGGTTGACCTGAAGGTGGTCCAGGCCGAAGTGGCCGTGCGCGGCGACACCGCCAACGCCGTCAACAAATGGGTGACAACCGAGACCGGCCTGCGGGTGCAAGCGCCGCAATTCGTCAAGGTGGACGATGTCATCCGGGTCAAGACCGAGAGCGGCGAGTACCTGACCCGCGTTTAG
- a CDS encoding DinB family protein, giving the protein MSINTLLFDLDDTLLGNNTEKFIIPYLQRFAAHLAPVVSPEAFTAGLMIGTQKMVANDDPRRTLAQTFAEQFYPAVNLSPETLHPYIASFYAERFGSLRRETTAIPAAKELMRWAFSSGLKVAIATNALFPRTAILQRLAWAGVSADEFPYALVTSYEFMHFAKPSPEYYAETLTWLDRRPEETLMIGNDWHQDIAPAHAMGINTFWVAPADSAPPANSAHPVGQGDIAQFLAWARERDGLENVEPLPPTPRSARAQQAGTLAVMMELVRPLSQADWQSRPTPDSWSLAEIVCHLRDVEIEVNLPRLKRVLEEANPFISAIDSDIWAAERDYQSQPGPAALQVFAEARRETLALLDHLTDADWGRPARHAIFGPTTLCELVRFTNEHDRLHLRQMRGNLSV; this is encoded by the coding sequence ATGTCAATCAATACTTTGCTTTTCGATCTCGATGACACGTTGCTTGGCAACAACACCGAGAAATTCATCATTCCCTATCTGCAACGGTTCGCCGCCCACCTGGCCCCGGTCGTCTCGCCCGAAGCATTCACTGCCGGATTGATGATCGGCACTCAAAAGATGGTCGCCAACGATGACCCGCGCCGCACGCTGGCCCAAACTTTCGCCGAGCAGTTTTATCCGGCTGTCAATCTCTCGCCCGAAACCCTCCATCCCTACATCGCCTCTTTTTATGCCGAACGCTTCGGCAGTTTGCGCCGCGAGACAACTGCGATCCCGGCGGCCAAAGAATTGATGCGCTGGGCGTTCAGCTCCGGGCTGAAGGTTGCCATTGCCACCAATGCCCTGTTCCCGCGCACAGCCATTTTGCAAAGGCTGGCCTGGGCCGGTGTCAGCGCCGACGAATTCCCCTACGCCCTCGTCACCTCCTACGAGTTCATGCACTTCGCCAAGCCCAGCCCGGAGTATTACGCCGAGACGCTCACCTGGCTGGACCGCCGCCCGGAAGAAACATTGATGATCGGTAATGACTGGCATCAGGACATCGCCCCGGCGCACGCGATGGGCATCAACACCTTCTGGGTGGCCCCCGCCGACTCGGCCCCACCGGCCAACTCGGCCCACCCCGTCGGCCAGGGCGACATCGCCCAATTCTTAGCCTGGGCACGCGAGAGGGACGGTCTCGAAAATGTTGAGCCGTTGCCGCCCACGCCCCGCTCGGCGCGGGCACAGCAAGCCGGAACGCTGGCGGTGATGATGGAACTGGTTCGCCCGTTGAGCCAGGCCGACTGGCAGAGTCGGCCCACCCCGGACTCGTGGTCGCTCGCCGAGATCGTCTGTCATCTGCGCGATGTTGAAATTGAAGTCAACCTGCCGCGTCTCAAGCGAGTATTGGAAGAGGCCAATCCATTCATCTCGGCGATTGACAGCGACATTTGGGCGGCGGAGCGGGATTATCAGAGTCAGCCTGGCCCGGCGGCGCTGCAAGTGTTTGCCGAAGCGCGCCGCGAGACGCTGGCCCTGCTCGACCATTTGACGGACGCCGACTGGGGACGCCCGGCCCGCCACGCCATCTTTGGCCCAACAACTCTGTGCGAGCTTGTGAGATTCACCAACGAGCACGATCGTTTGCACTTGAGGCAGATGCGAGGGAATCTCAGCGTATAG